In one Dehalogenimonas formicexedens genomic region, the following are encoded:
- a CDS encoding sodium:calcium antiporter, with protein sequence MNTLWIWIQFAACLGLIILAGSRLAKYADLFGERAGLSKVWIGVIALATVTSLPELATGISSVTIIGQPDLTFGDIFGANLINLLVIAVIDILYRKGHLLPLLGSGVVLTAALGVTITAAAAVFIFLAQDNIDLTVFGHVSLYSFLLLGLYILAQLMIFRYKPPVGENAVDLRPAPPAPSISTSRIVAYFLGAALATVIGGIWLGFIGNQIVEITGLSSSLVGTLFLAVSTTAPEIVVSISAVRLFALDMAVGNLVGSVLFNIGVIIFIDDIFYRAGSILQHVDPIHVLTALFAILMSTIVIIGILFKPRLWLKPWAGLDVVLLAAVYIGAMLSLFFLAKPA encoded by the coding sequence ATGAATACTTTGTGGATCTGGATCCAATTTGCGGCCTGTCTGGGGCTGATCATCCTGGCCGGCAGCCGGCTGGCCAAGTACGCGGACCTCTTCGGTGAACGAGCCGGTTTATCGAAGGTCTGGATAGGCGTCATCGCCCTTGCCACCGTGACCTCCCTGCCTGAATTGGCGACGGGCATAAGTTCCGTGACGATCATCGGTCAGCCCGATCTCACCTTCGGCGACATTTTCGGAGCCAACCTCATCAATCTTCTGGTCATCGCGGTAATAGACATCCTGTACCGGAAGGGTCATTTATTACCCTTATTGGGTTCAGGGGTGGTGTTGACCGCCGCCCTCGGCGTGACCATAACCGCGGCGGCCGCGGTCTTTATCTTCTTAGCTCAGGACAATATCGATTTAACCGTCTTCGGGCACGTAAGCTTGTATTCATTCTTGCTTCTGGGACTGTATATCCTGGCCCAGCTCATGATATTCCGGTATAAGCCTCCCGTTGGAGAGAACGCTGTCGATTTAAGGCCCGCGCCTCCCGCCCCCAGTATCTCGACCTCAAGGATCGTTGCATATTTCTTAGGCGCGGCCCTGGCAACAGTCATCGGCGGTATATGGCTGGGTTTTATCGGCAACCAGATAGTTGAAATAACGGGTCTCAGCAGTTCGTTGGTCGGTACTCTGTTTCTTGCCGTTTCTACTACGGCGCCGGAAATTGTCGTCTCGATTTCTGCGGTGCGGTTGTTTGCCCTGGATATGGCGGTGGGCAATCTGGTCGGCAGCGTCCTGTTCAATATTGGCGTGATTATATTTATCGACGACATATTCTACCGGGCCGGCTCAATATTGCAGCACGTCGACCCGATTCACGTTCTGACGGCTCTGTTTGCCATTCTGATGAGCACCATCGTCATTATCGGCATCTTATTTAAACCCCGCTTGTGGTTGAAGCCGTGGGCTGGACTGGACGTGGTGCTGCTGGCGGCGGTTTACATCGGCGCCATGCTTTCGCTATTCTTCCTGGCCAAACC
- a CDS encoding HEAT repeat domain-containing protein — MEGTKKNNVDELVALLDCEDPIQCRKARRRLIKIGQEAVPALAAAASSGLPMKRWEALAALGSIGGHDAIQTLISHLGDADYGIRWTAADNLIKIGEPALTPVLKAMISNSGSLPFRDGAHHFLTGLVSGTSPFNEILDPAIKSLEEPVADLKAPVAAESALDDIRASHKIRG; from the coding sequence ATGGAAGGCACAAAGAAAAACAATGTTGACGAACTGGTGGCACTTCTCGATTGCGAAGACCCGATTCAATGCCGTAAAGCCCGTCGCCGGTTGATCAAGATCGGGCAGGAAGCGGTGCCCGCCCTTGCGGCCGCTGCCTCCAGTGGACTTCCCATGAAACGCTGGGAGGCACTCGCTGCCCTTGGCTCAATCGGCGGGCACGATGCTATACAGACTCTTATCAGCCACCTTGGCGACGCCGATTACGGCATCAGGTGGACCGCAGCCGACAATCTAATCAAGATCGGCGAACCGGCGTTGACGCCCGTCCTTAAAGCCATGATCAGCAACAGCGGATCACTGCCCTTCCGCGACGGAGCCCACCATTTCCTGACCGGTTTGGTCAGCGGCACCAGCCCATTCAATGAGATCCTCGACCCGGCAATCAAGAGTCTCGAAGAGCCGGTCGCTGACCTTAAGGCGCCGGTGGCCGCCGAAAGTGCCCTGGATGATATTAGAGCGTCCCATAAGATTCGGGGTTGA
- a CDS encoding SDR family oxidoreductase, with protein MNIKGNTVLITGGATGIGFALAETFLKAGNVVIICGRRQNKLDAARNKLRGVHTFTCDVTKKADRQALFRWTEDKFPGLNILINNAGVQGFADLKKGLQGLPHDVNEIGTNLVAPIQLSAQFTPSFLKKDAAAIINVTSGLGFVPIASMPIYCATKAALHSFTLSQRRQFRNTPILVFEIIPPMVATELGGQESATARGMNPAVLADEVLNAIAEDKFEIPIGEASGLVEGSKANFEATFQRLNSWG; from the coding sequence ATGAATATTAAAGGCAATACCGTCCTGATCACCGGAGGCGCTACGGGAATCGGATTTGCCCTGGCTGAGACTTTTCTCAAAGCCGGCAATGTGGTCATCATCTGCGGGAGGCGGCAGAATAAGCTGGATGCCGCCCGTAACAAGCTGCGTGGGGTTCACACCTTCACCTGCGACGTCACCAAAAAAGCTGACCGGCAGGCGCTTTTCCGCTGGACTGAAGACAAGTTTCCTGGATTGAATATCCTTATTAATAACGCCGGGGTACAGGGTTTCGCCGATTTGAAAAAAGGATTGCAGGGTTTACCCCACGACGTCAACGAGATCGGTACAAACCTCGTGGCGCCGATACAACTGTCTGCCCAGTTCACGCCGAGTTTCCTGAAAAAAGATGCCGCGGCGATCATCAATGTCACTTCAGGGCTAGGATTTGTCCCGATAGCATCCATGCCGATCTACTGCGCCACTAAGGCGGCCTTGCACTCTTTCACGCTGTCCCAGAGGCGGCAGTTCAGGAACACGCCGATACTGGTTTTCGAGATCATTCCGCCGATGGTGGCGACAGAACTCGGAGGGCAAGAATCGGCAACGGCGCGTGGTATGAATCCGGCGGTATTGGCAGATGAAGTTTTGAATGCCATCGCCGAAGACAAGTTCGAGATTCCTATCGGTGAGGCGTCAGGGCTGGTGGAGGGGTCGAAGGCGAACTTCGAGGCTACATTCCAGAGGCTCAACAGCTGGGGGTAG
- a CDS encoding SHOCT domain-containing protein, with translation MGMGQPRGQGPLDIAKERYAKGEITKDQFEEIKRNLQ, from the coding sequence ATGGGAATGGGCCAGCCGAGGGGACAAGGTCCTCTCGATATCGCCAAAGAGCGTTACGCCAAAGGCGAGATCACTAAAGATCAATTCGAAGAGATCAAAAGAAACCTGCAGTAA
- the nrdR gene encoding transcriptional regulator NrdR produces MNCPNCHQTDFKVVDSREVEDGIRRRRECLGCGFRFTTYERIQPAALFVIKRDGRREEFNKEKLLGGLHKACEKRPLPVGTVDRLADEIEAELVETGKAEIASALIGDKVMEKLKGVDNIAYIRFASVYRKFTDVTEFKEIIDKLIDRGEPDMRAQLPLDLEDNDGQARNTPGRHLVSAKGQVKG; encoded by the coding sequence ATGAACTGTCCAAACTGCCATCAAACTGATTTCAAAGTCGTCGACTCGCGCGAGGTCGAAGACGGCATCCGCCGGCGCCGGGAATGCCTGGGCTGCGGCTTCCGTTTCACCACTTACGAGCGCATCCAGCCCGCCGCCCTGTTCGTCATCAAGCGCGACGGCCGGCGCGAGGAGTTCAACAAGGAGAAGCTGCTGGGGGGATTGCACAAGGCGTGCGAGAAACGTCCCCTGCCGGTGGGTACCGTCGACAGACTGGCCGACGAGATCGAAGCGGAACTTGTGGAGACCGGCAAAGCCGAGATCGCTTCTGCCCTGATCGGCGACAAGGTGATGGAAAAGCTCAAGGGCGTCGATAATATCGCCTATATACGGTTCGCCTCGGTGTACCGCAAATTCACCGACGTCACCGAGTTCAAGGAGATTATCGACAAGCTTATCGACCGCGGTGAGCCCGACATGCGGGCCCAACTGCCGCTGGACCTGGAAGACAACGACGGACAGGCACGGAATACGCCGGGGCGGCACCTGGTATCGGCGAAGGGGCAGGTGAAGGGATGA
- a CDS encoding vitamin B12-dependent ribonucleotide reductase has product MTPQPSGKPLVDKNRIASIIFNQASAMGIADRGKIEEMTRSIIEKLEKPSVLPGMEAFAPPSGTRLPIAVTENEIENMVKDAVEGVKSDAEAHPSTSSHDSDRGGAGQTEATDEIPKPPTPPLPPLQAAPVANTPKPVTEENKVVIAVKTKNVKAMKKQPIPEKIGLSDNALQVLEKRYLKKDKAGKAIEKPEDMIRRVARTIAAAELIYDPKCDVRSIEDEFYGLMARLEFLPNSPTLMNAGRELGQLSACFVLPIDDAIESIFDAVKHTAMIHKSGGGTGFSFSRLRPEKDRVGSTGGVASGPVSFMRAFDVATDVIKQGGTRRGANMAILSVDHPDIERFIKAKQTAGVLTNFNLSVAVTDAFMEAVRNNGEYELKNPHNGEVVEKKKARDIFDQIVNLAWKTGDPGVVFIDRINAGNPTPQLGKIESTNPCGEQPLLPYESCNLGSINLSKMVKSNGKKTIDYDKLGYTVRTAVRFLDDVIDVNKFPLPQIAERTRQTRKIGLGVMGFADMLIDLGIAYDSPAALDTAEAVMGFIESESHKASEELAAIRGTFPAYDGSVYDGKVKMRNASCTTIAPTGTLSIIAGCSSGIEPHFALCFTRNIMDGTKMVEVNPYFERASVEGGFFSKEMMEKLAGGAHLEEFANVPEAVKKLFVTAHQITPEGHVKMQAVFQKYTDNAVSKTVNFPANATVADVDKVYLMAFDDKLKGITIYRDGCKADQPMSTGKTEAKAEAAPAPAAPPKPVGPRERAKVTTGFTEKVKTGCGNIYITINTDETGICEVFSHLGKAGGCATAQLESTCRLVSLALRSGVPVDTVAKQLKGIRCPSIAWDAGKSVLSCADAIATVLENYIASGMSVKLETKAEHNGNGNGNGNGEKKVIKDFGLVKNIAGQCVECGSILVYQEGCFICPGCGFTKC; this is encoded by the coding sequence ATGACGCCACAGCCATCCGGCAAACCGCTGGTAGACAAAAACCGCATCGCTTCGATCATCTTCAACCAGGCGTCCGCCATGGGTATCGCCGACCGCGGCAAGATCGAAGAGATGACCAGAAGCATCATCGAGAAGCTGGAGAAGCCGAGCGTTTTGCCCGGCATGGAGGCCTTTGCCCCGCCGTCCGGGACCAGGCTGCCGATAGCCGTGACTGAGAACGAGATCGAGAACATGGTCAAGGACGCGGTCGAGGGGGTGAAATCTGATGCCGAAGCTCACCCTTCGACAAGCTCCCACGATTCCGATCGGGGCGGGGCAGGGCAAACGGAAGCTACAGATGAAATACCAAAGCCGCCCACGCCGCCGTTGCCGCCGCTGCAAGCGGCGCCAGTTGCCAACACACCAAAACCTGTCACAGAGGAGAATAAAGTGGTAATCGCAGTCAAAACCAAAAACGTCAAAGCAATGAAGAAACAGCCCATCCCGGAGAAGATCGGGCTTTCGGATAACGCCCTCCAGGTGCTGGAGAAACGCTATCTCAAAAAGGACAAGGCTGGCAAGGCCATCGAGAAACCGGAAGACATGATACGGCGCGTCGCCCGGACCATCGCCGCCGCCGAACTAATCTACGACCCCAAGTGCGACGTCCGGTCCATCGAGGACGAGTTCTACGGCCTGATGGCCCGCCTTGAGTTCCTGCCCAACTCCCCCACCCTGATGAACGCCGGCCGCGAGCTGGGACAACTTTCCGCCTGCTTCGTGCTGCCGATCGACGACGCCATCGAGAGCATTTTCGACGCCGTGAAGCACACCGCGATGATCCACAAGTCCGGCGGCGGCACCGGCTTCTCCTTCTCCCGCCTGCGCCCCGAAAAAGACCGCGTCGGCTCCACCGGCGGCGTCGCCTCCGGCCCGGTGTCCTTCATGCGCGCCTTCGACGTGGCCACCGACGTCATCAAGCAGGGAGGCACCCGCCGGGGCGCCAACATGGCGATACTCTCCGTCGACCACCCGGACATCGAGCGCTTCATCAAGGCCAAGCAGACGGCCGGGGTACTGACCAATTTCAATCTTTCAGTCGCCGTCACCGACGCCTTCATGGAAGCCGTCCGCAACAACGGCGAATATGAACTTAAAAATCCCCACAACGGCGAGGTCGTCGAGAAGAAGAAAGCCCGCGACATCTTCGACCAGATCGTGAACCTGGCCTGGAAGACCGGCGACCCCGGTGTGGTGTTCATCGACCGCATCAACGCCGGCAACCCGACGCCGCAGCTGGGCAAGATCGAGTCCACCAACCCCTGCGGCGAGCAGCCGCTTCTGCCCTACGAGTCCTGCAACCTGGGCTCGATCAACCTGTCCAAGATGGTCAAGTCCAACGGCAAGAAGACCATAGATTATGACAAGCTGGGCTACACCGTGCGCACGGCAGTCCGCTTCCTGGACGACGTCATTGACGTCAACAAGTTCCCCTTGCCCCAGATCGCCGAGCGCACCCGCCAGACGCGCAAGATCGGCCTGGGGGTCATGGGCTTCGCCGACATGCTGATCGATTTGGGGATCGCCTACGACTCGCCCGCCGCACTGGATACCGCCGAGGCGGTCATGGGCTTCATCGAGAGCGAATCGCACAAAGCCTCCGAGGAATTAGCCGCCATCCGCGGCACGTTCCCGGCCTATGACGGCTCGGTCTACGACGGCAAGGTCAAGATGCGCAACGCCTCCTGTACCACCATCGCCCCCACCGGCACCCTGTCCATCATCGCCGGATGCTCAAGCGGCATCGAGCCCCACTTCGCCCTGTGCTTCACCAGGAACATCATGGACGGCACCAAGATGGTCGAGGTCAACCCCTACTTCGAGCGGGCATCCGTCGAGGGCGGTTTTTTCAGCAAGGAGATGATGGAAAAGCTGGCCGGCGGCGCCCACCTTGAAGAGTTTGCCAACGTGCCCGAGGCGGTCAAGAAGCTGTTCGTCACCGCCCACCAGATCACTCCCGAAGGCCACGTCAAGATGCAGGCGGTGTTCCAGAAGTACACCGATAACGCCGTTTCGAAGACGGTCAACTTCCCGGCTAACGCCACCGTCGCCGATGTCGACAAGGTCTATCTGATGGCCTTCGACGACAAGCTGAAGGGCATCACCATCTATCGCGACGGCTGCAAGGCCGACCAGCCGATGTCCACCGGCAAGACCGAGGCCAAGGCCGAGGCCGCCCCGGCACCCGCCGCGCCGCCCAAACCCGTCGGCCCGCGCGAGCGCGCCAAGGTCACCACCGGCTTCACCGAGAAGGTCAAGACCGGCTGCGGCAATATTTACATCACCATCAACACCGACGAGACCGGCATCTGCGAGGTCTTTTCCCACCTGGGCAAGGCGGGCGGTTGCGCCACCGCGCAGCTCGAAAGCACCTGCCGCCTGGTGTCGCTGGCCCTCAGAAGCGGCGTACCGGTCGACACGGTGGCCAAACAGCTCAAGGGCATCCGCTGCCCGTCAATTGCCTGGGACGCCGGCAAGAGCGTCCTAAGCTGCGCCGACGCCATCGCCACGGTGCTGGAGAACTACATCGCCAGCGGCATGAGCGTCAAGCTGGAGACCAAGGCCGAGCACAACGGCAATGGCAACGGGAACGGCAACGGTGAAAAGAAGGTCATCAAGGACTTCGGCCTGGTGAAGAACATAGCCGGCCAGTGCGTCGAGTGCGGCAGCATCCTGGTCTACCAAGAGGGGTGCTTTATTTGTCCGGGGTGCGGGTTTACGAAGTGCTAA
- a CDS encoding GNAT family N-acetyltransferase yields the protein MLGIRLILNSLTPAAYDQALALWQACEGIGLSDADSRCGITRYIERNPGCSFGAWDGERLVGTILGGHDGRRGYIYHLAVHPDYRHRGIGKQLAEACLGALKAEGTNKVHLFVFNTNTSAIKFWEHIGWTLRKDISVMSLVMEKGTC from the coding sequence ATGCTAGGCATAAGACTAATTCTAAACTCCCTCACGCCCGCCGCCTATGACCAAGCCCTCGCCTTGTGGCAAGCCTGCGAGGGCATCGGGCTGTCTGATGCGGACTCGCGCTGCGGCATAACCAGGTATATTGAACGCAATCCCGGCTGCAGCTTCGGAGCGTGGGACGGAGAAAGGCTCGTCGGTACCATTCTCGGGGGGCATGACGGGAGGAGGGGATACATCTACCACCTGGCGGTGCATCCGGATTACCGGCATCGCGGTATCGGCAAACAGTTAGCTGAAGCCTGCCTGGGAGCATTGAAAGCGGAAGGTACCAATAAGGTCCACCTGTTCGTCTTCAACACCAACACATCGGCCATAAAGTTCTGGGAACACATCGGCTGGACGCTGCGGAAAGACATCAGCGTCATGTCCCTGGTGATGGAAAAGGGGACGTGCTGA
- a CDS encoding SHOCT domain-containing protein, with protein MLLFWIVLISLIVWGAIALTRHGRYGHAHMHSGGCCSTDGNALDIARERYARGEISKEQFETLKKDLG; from the coding sequence ATGCTTCTCTTCTGGATCGTCCTTATTTCCCTTATCGTTTGGGGAGCGATTGCCCTAACCAGGCACGGACGCTACGGGCATGCGCACATGCATTCCGGCGGGTGCTGCTCCACAGACGGCAACGCGCTGGATATCGCAAGGGAGCGCTACGCTCGAGGAGAGATCAGCAAGGAGCAGTTCGAAACCCTCAAGAAAGACTTGGGTTAA
- a CDS encoding SHOCT domain-containing protein produces MFGDWRFGVVIVVILIIVLMFVVWNVARGGIGSHVHDPVAIAKERYARGEITLEQLNDIKKNIR; encoded by the coding sequence ATGTTCGGGGACTGGAGATTCGGCGTTGTCATAGTGGTAATACTGATCATCGTGCTGATGTTCGTGGTCTGGAACGTCGCCCGGGGAGGCATCGGCAGCCACGTGCATGACCCGGTAGCTATCGCCAAGGAAAGGTATGCCAGGGGCGAAATTACGCTTGAACAGTTAAACGACATCAAGAAGAATATCCGGTAA
- a CDS encoding YgaP family membrane protein, with translation MNKNMGAVDRWIRIILGIIFVLWGIFIATGVWAGALFTLGAIMIVTSLIGTCPLYMPFGISTKKK, from the coding sequence ATGAACAAAAACATGGGCGCGGTTGACCGCTGGATCCGGATCATTCTAGGTATCATATTTGTTCTTTGGGGTATCTTCATTGCCACCGGAGTCTGGGCGGGCGCTTTGTTCACGCTGGGGGCCATCATGATCGTCACCTCTTTGATCGGCACCTGCCCGCTCTATATGCCTTTCGGCATTTCGACCAAAAAGAAATAG
- a CDS encoding ATP-binding protein → MPEERYRPRYLKEDARLTSITALFSIAITGLFAFRDYQFLGMSSEFYALAALRLGIVIMGLFIIRFLKSVDDFRAFDRVTFFGFLAGVTGFLIINATRPPDYTLYLLSDLAAAAAIYIAVPQKLSNQLFLGMYIMAGDILILIFTKDVALHSQLFTIIPTFATVNIIGFGLSRRLQASRCRETLAREAEAQAQEAKLKMELEQHRTEKLEAIGQAAGGIAHDFNNIFTAIIGNVSLARELAEPDSEMGVILAEAEKASIRATELNRQLITFARGGQPVKQPSYVVDLVRETVNSVLNGSKIEAKVSIPEVIIAEMDPAQIRQALKNILVNAKEAMPGGGTVRIDARSVDALEISRRGLSGLLNGERYILLEVSDDGPGIPEKDRDKVFQPFFSTKPGASGLGLPAAYSICKSHGGYLTISYNGSRGATFSIYLPAGITAPELPEARAGAASHFRILVMDDEQDVRKVAGKMILRIGYDVETAVDGREAIELYREGITTGNRFNAVILDMTVPGGMGGLETIGILRDIDPMVTAIVSSGYSDDPALAQYADLGFSGVIHKPYSIDQLREALDRVFGLAPAGRASI, encoded by the coding sequence GTGCCTGAAGAAAGGTATCGCCCAAGGTACCTGAAGGAAGACGCCCGTCTAACTTCGATTACCGCGCTCTTCAGTATCGCCATAACCGGATTGTTCGCCTTCCGGGATTACCAGTTCCTGGGAATGTCCTCTGAATTCTATGCCCTTGCCGCGCTTCGCCTGGGCATCGTCATCATGGGATTGTTCATCATCCGGTTTTTGAAATCGGTCGATGACTTCCGTGCTTTCGACAGAGTAACCTTTTTCGGATTCCTGGCAGGCGTGACGGGGTTTTTGATAATCAACGCTACCCGGCCGCCGGATTACACCCTGTACCTTCTCTCGGATCTCGCCGCGGCGGCGGCCATATATATTGCGGTGCCACAGAAGTTATCGAACCAGTTATTCCTGGGTATGTACATTATGGCCGGGGATATCCTGATTCTGATTTTCACCAAGGATGTTGCGCTGCACTCCCAGCTCTTCACTATCATCCCGACCTTCGCAACCGTAAACATCATTGGCTTCGGCCTCTCCCGGCGTCTTCAAGCCTCCCGTTGCCGCGAGACCTTAGCCCGGGAAGCGGAAGCTCAGGCACAGGAAGCAAAACTCAAAATGGAACTTGAGCAGCACCGTACCGAAAAACTGGAAGCCATCGGACAGGCTGCCGGCGGCATCGCCCATGATTTCAACAACATTTTCACCGCTATCATCGGCAATGTCAGCCTGGCAAGGGAACTGGCGGAGCCGGACAGCGAAATGGGCGTGATCCTCGCTGAGGCTGAGAAGGCCTCCATACGGGCAACCGAACTGAACCGGCAGCTGATTACCTTTGCCCGGGGCGGGCAGCCGGTCAAGCAACCTTCCTATGTCGTCGATCTCGTGCGGGAAACGGTTAATTCCGTCCTGAACGGGTCAAAAATCGAGGCCAAAGTTTCTATCCCGGAAGTGATCATCGCTGAGATGGACCCCGCCCAGATCAGGCAGGCGCTGAAAAACATCCTGGTCAACGCCAAAGAGGCCATGCCCGGTGGCGGCACCGTGAGGATCGATGCCAGGAGTGTCGATGCCTTGGAAATCTCCCGCAGGGGCCTTTCAGGCTTGTTGAACGGAGAACGCTATATCCTGCTCGAGGTCAGCGACGATGGTCCCGGCATCCCCGAAAAAGATCGGGACAAGGTTTTCCAGCCATTTTTCTCGACTAAACCCGGCGCCAGTGGCCTTGGGCTGCCGGCGGCTTATTCCATCTGCAAGAGTCATGGGGGCTATCTGACCATCAGCTACAATGGCAGCAGGGGCGCTACGTTCAGCATCTACCTCCCCGCCGGCATCACCGCCCCAGAACTACCGGAAGCGCGCGCCGGGGCGGCCAGCCACTTCAGAATCCTCGTTATGGACGATGAGCAGGACGTGCGCAAGGTGGCCGGCAAGATGATCCTCAGGATAGGCTATGACGTCGAGACGGCTGTCGACGGCCGCGAGGCTATCGAGCTATACCGGGAGGGTATCACCACCGGCAACCGGTTCAATGCCGTCATCCTGGACATGACCGTCCCCGGTGGCATGGGCGGCCTGGAAACAATCGGTATTCTTCGCGATATCGATCCCATGGTCACCGCTATCGTTTCATCAGGTTATTCCGATGACCCGGCCCTCGCTCAATATGCCGACCTGGGGTTCAGCGGCGTTATTCACAAGCCGTATAGTATAGACCAGCTACGAGAGGCTCTGGATAGGGTGTTCGGTCTGGCTCCGGCCGGAAGAGCTTCGATCTAA
- a CDS encoding NYN domain-containing protein, whose translation MADKEERVMIFVDGSNMYHSLKAYFHRTDIDLGKFCEKLVNKRKLVRIYYYNAEVGQTQEPERYKDQRAFFDSVEAIPYTELRLGRLVYTNAWPNTPPYEKGVDVMLATDMLTHCFKNNYDTAILVAGDADFVGALQAVKDNGKHCEAALFGEERTSVPLRKVADVVHIIDGNLMRGCWKTPPPPPRPQRQFQHRHIRPPQGQQLPQPGQIPQQPPATAPSQPTPQAPQARPETSEGQLQSRQLPPSPPVQYVPKPFNPNGLE comes from the coding sequence TTGGCCGATAAAGAAGAACGAGTGATGATCTTCGTCGACGGGTCCAATATGTACCACTCGTTAAAAGCCTATTTTCACCGCACCGATATCGATCTGGGTAAGTTCTGCGAAAAGCTGGTCAACAAGCGTAAGCTGGTACGCATCTACTATTACAACGCCGAAGTCGGCCAGACGCAGGAGCCTGAAAGATACAAGGACCAGCGGGCCTTCTTCGACAGTGTCGAAGCGATACCCTACACCGAACTGCGCCTTGGCCGCCTGGTATATACCAACGCCTGGCCGAACACCCCGCCCTACGAAAAAGGCGTTGACGTCATGCTGGCGACCGACATGCTGACCCACTGTTTCAAGAACAACTACGATACCGCCATCCTCGTCGCCGGCGATGCCGACTTCGTCGGCGCGCTGCAGGCGGTCAAGGATAACGGCAAACACTGTGAAGCCGCGCTGTTCGGCGAAGAACGGACATCGGTGCCTTTGCGGAAAGTCGCTGACGTAGTCCATATTATCGACGGTAACCTGATGCGAGGCTGCTGGAAAACCCCGCCGCCGCCCCCGAGACCCCAACGGCAGTTCCAGCATCGGCATATCAGGCCGCCGCAAGGGCAACAACTGCCTCAGCCGGGGCAAATACCGCAGCAGCCGCCGGCAACGGCACCTTCCCAGCCCACGCCCCAGGCCCCCCAGGCGCGCCCGGAGACCAGCGAGGGACAATTACAGTCGCGACAACTGCCGCCGTCGCCTCCGGTGCAGTACGTGCCCAAACCTTTTAACCCGAATGGTCTGGAATAG